A single window of Streptomyces xanthii DNA harbors:
- a CDS encoding mechanosensitive ion channel family protein, which produces MENVLRPLIVLGGSVVLTLLVGWAVDRLLQRADRRHPETPLWDLLRRCRLPYQLVLCSALLRGSYDQARIARDHTAFIGQVLSLVLIGATAWLVVRIATAIVESSYTRYADQHRDAARVRRVRTQITLIQRIVTAVVGVVAVAAMLLMFPSFRAAGASLLASAGIISVVAGVAAQSTLGNLFAGFQIAFGDMVRIGDTVVVDGEWGTIEEVTLTYLAVRTWDERRITMPVSYFTSKPFENWSRGGAQMTGTVFFHLDHSAPIDAMREKLHDILRECPAWDGRNWGLAVTDTTPSTLEVRAVVTAKDADDIWTVRVTVREHLVRWLADQHPYALPRVNTAAAVLPPDTDSVVSLSRDGRPPRTGRG; this is translated from the coding sequence ATGGAGAACGTACTGCGCCCGCTGATCGTCCTCGGCGGTTCCGTCGTGCTCACACTCCTCGTCGGGTGGGCCGTCGACCGTCTGCTGCAACGCGCCGACCGGCGCCACCCGGAGACCCCATTGTGGGATCTGCTGCGCCGCTGCAGGCTCCCGTACCAACTGGTGCTGTGCTCGGCCCTGCTGCGCGGCTCGTACGACCAGGCGCGGATCGCCCGGGACCACACGGCGTTCATCGGCCAGGTGCTCAGTCTCGTGCTGATCGGCGCCACCGCGTGGCTCGTCGTGCGGATCGCGACGGCGATCGTCGAGTCGTCCTACACGCGCTACGCCGACCAGCACCGCGACGCGGCGCGGGTCCGGCGGGTGCGCACGCAGATCACGCTCATCCAGCGGATCGTGACCGCCGTCGTCGGCGTGGTGGCGGTCGCCGCGATGCTCCTGATGTTCCCGTCGTTCCGCGCGGCGGGTGCCTCGCTGCTCGCGTCCGCGGGCATCATCAGCGTCGTCGCCGGTGTCGCGGCGCAGTCGACGCTGGGCAATCTGTTCGCCGGGTTCCAGATCGCGTTCGGCGACATGGTGCGGATAGGTGACACCGTCGTGGTCGACGGCGAATGGGGCACCATCGAGGAGGTCACCCTGACCTACCTCGCCGTCCGCACCTGGGACGAGCGGCGGATCACGATGCCGGTCTCGTACTTCACGTCGAAGCCGTTCGAGAACTGGTCGCGGGGCGGCGCCCAGATGACCGGCACGGTCTTCTTCCACCTGGACCACAGCGCCCCGATCGACGCGATGCGCGAGAAGCTGCACGACATCCTGCGCGAGTGCCCGGCCTGGGACGGCCGCAACTGGGGCCTCGCCGTCACCGACACGACGCCGAGCACGCTCGAGGTCCGCGCGGTGGTCACCGCCAAGGACGCGGACGACATCTGGACGGTCCGCGTCACCGTCCGCGAGCACCTGGTCCGCTGGCTCGCCGACCAGCACCCCTACGCCCTCCCGCGCGTGAACACCGCCGCGGCCGTCCTTCCTCCGGACACGGACTCGGTCGTCTCCCTGAGCCGCGACGGCCGCCCGCCCCGCACCGGCCGGGGCTGA
- a CDS encoding beta-ketoacyl-[acyl-carrier-protein] synthase family protein: MHRTEVVVTGLGAITPLGADVASTWEALLAGASGIRGGALPGHEDIGLPDVPAGPMAADPAVSLPPARARRLDRSQQAAFTAAAEAWADAGAPQADPDRLAAAIGTGIGGVRTLLKEDDILEAAGTRRVSPRTVPMLMPNAAAALISIEYGARAGAYTPVSACSSGAEAIALGARLIRAGEADVVIAGGTEAALTPITVAGFTQAQALSRHTGEPASASRPFAVDRSGFVLGEGAAVLVLESAEHAEARGARVHAVLAGAGIAADAHHITAPAPDGAGQVSAMRKALAQAGLAPERIGHVNAHATGTPVGDAAEARAIREVLGRATVTAPKAALGHLFGAAGAIEALVATLSVRDGVIPPTRNLTPSGVDPAIGLDVVTERRDVPQEAVLSNSFGFGGQNVSLVLRRP; the protein is encoded by the coding sequence ATGCACCGGACCGAAGTCGTCGTGACCGGACTCGGCGCGATCACACCGCTCGGGGCGGACGTCGCGTCCACCTGGGAGGCCCTGCTCGCCGGCGCGTCCGGCATCCGCGGCGGCGCCCTTCCCGGCCACGAGGACATCGGCCTGCCCGACGTCCCGGCGGGCCCGATGGCGGCCGATCCCGCCGTGTCGCTGCCCCCGGCGCGGGCCAGGCGGCTCGACCGTTCGCAACAGGCGGCCTTCACCGCGGCGGCGGAGGCCTGGGCCGACGCCGGTGCCCCGCAGGCCGACCCGGACCGGCTCGCGGCGGCGATCGGCACGGGCATCGGCGGTGTACGGACGCTGCTGAAGGAGGACGACATCCTGGAGGCGGCCGGGACCCGGCGTGTCTCGCCGCGCACGGTGCCCATGCTCATGCCGAACGCGGCGGCCGCGCTGATCAGCATCGAGTACGGCGCCCGGGCCGGCGCCTACACGCCCGTCTCGGCCTGCTCCTCGGGGGCCGAGGCGATCGCGCTGGGCGCCCGGCTCATCCGGGCCGGCGAGGCGGACGTCGTCATCGCGGGCGGCACCGAGGCCGCGCTCACCCCCATCACCGTCGCGGGCTTCACGCAGGCGCAGGCGCTGTCGCGGCACACCGGCGAACCCGCTTCCGCGTCCCGGCCGTTCGCCGTCGACCGCAGCGGTTTCGTCCTCGGCGAGGGCGCCGCCGTCCTGGTCCTCGAGAGCGCCGAGCACGCCGAGGCGCGCGGCGCCCGCGTCCACGCGGTGCTCGCGGGGGCCGGCATCGCCGCCGACGCCCACCACATCACGGCGCCCGCCCCCGACGGCGCCGGCCAGGTCTCGGCCATGCGCAAGGCCCTCGCCCAGGCCGGTCTGGCCCCGGAGCGGATCGGCCACGTCAACGCGCACGCCACCGGGACGCCGGTCGGTGACGCCGCCGAGGCGCGCGCGATCCGGGAGGTCCTGGGCCGCGCCACCGTGACCGCGCCCAAGGCGGCGCTCGGCCATCTCTTCGGCGCGGCGGGCGCGATCGAGGCGCTCGTCGCCACCCTCAGCGTGCGGGACGGCGTGATCCCACCGACCCGCAACCTCACCCCGTCCGGCGTCGACCCCGCCATCGGCCTCGATGTCGTCACGGAGCGCCGCGACGTCCCCCAGGAGGCCGTGCTGAGCAACTCCTTCGGCTTCGGCGGGCAGAACGTGTCCCTCGTCCTGCGCCGGCCCTAG
- a CDS encoding pyridoxal phosphate-dependent aminotransferase, producing MEFRQSSKLSEVCYEIRGPVIEHANALEEAGHSVLRLNTGNPALFGFEAPEEIVQDMIRMLPRAHGYTDSRGILSARRAVAQRYQALGLEVGVDDVFLGNGVSELVSMAVQALLEDGDEVLIPAPDFPLWTAVTTLSGGKAVHYLCDEQSEWYPDLDDMAAKITDRTKAVVIINPNNPTGAVYPKEIVEGILDLARRHGLMVFADEIYDQILYDDAVHHSAAALAPDLVVLTFSGLSKTYRVAGFRSGWLVVTGPRQHARSYLEGLTMLASMRLCPNAPAQYAIQAALGGRQSIRELTAPGGRLHEQRDKAWEKLNEIPGVSCVKPKGALYAFPRIDPAVHPIVDDEKFVLDLLLREKIQVVQGTGFNWPRPDHFRILTLPHADDLDAAISRIGRFLSGYRQ from the coding sequence ATGGAGTTCCGGCAGTCGAGCAAGCTGAGCGAGGTCTGCTACGAGATCCGCGGCCCGGTGATCGAGCACGCCAACGCGCTCGAGGAGGCCGGCCACAGCGTGCTGCGTCTCAACACCGGAAACCCCGCTCTCTTCGGCTTCGAGGCGCCGGAGGAGATCGTCCAGGACATGATCCGGATGCTCCCGCGGGCGCACGGGTACACCGACTCGCGCGGCATCCTGTCCGCCCGCCGCGCGGTGGCCCAGCGCTACCAGGCGCTCGGCCTGGAGGTGGGCGTCGACGACGTGTTCCTCGGCAACGGCGTCTCCGAGCTGGTCTCCATGGCCGTACAGGCGCTCCTGGAGGACGGCGACGAAGTCCTGATCCCCGCCCCGGACTTCCCGCTGTGGACGGCGGTGACGACGCTGTCCGGCGGCAAGGCCGTGCACTACCTGTGCGACGAGCAGTCCGAGTGGTACCCGGACCTCGACGACATGGCCGCGAAGATCACGGACCGCACCAAGGCCGTCGTCATCATCAACCCGAACAATCCGACCGGCGCGGTCTACCCGAAGGAGATCGTCGAGGGCATCCTCGACCTCGCCCGCCGGCACGGCCTGATGGTGTTCGCCGACGAGATCTACGACCAGATCCTGTACGACGACGCGGTGCACCACAGCGCCGCCGCCCTCGCCCCCGACCTGGTCGTGCTCACCTTCTCCGGGCTCTCGAAGACGTACCGGGTGGCGGGCTTCCGATCGGGCTGGCTGGTCGTCACGGGCCCGCGGCAGCACGCCAGGAGCTACCTGGAGGGCCTGACCATGCTGGCCTCCATGCGCCTGTGCCCGAACGCGCCGGCCCAGTACGCCATCCAGGCCGCGCTCGGCGGACGCCAGTCGATCCGTGAACTCACCGCGCCGGGCGGCCGACTGCACGAGCAGCGCGACAAGGCGTGGGAGAAGCTCAACGAGATCCCGGGCGTCAGCTGCGTCAAGCCGAAGGGCGCGCTGTACGCGTTCCCGCGCATCGACCCGGCCGTGCATCCGATCGTGGACGACGAGAAGTTCGTCCTCGACCTGCTGCTGCGGGAGAAGATCCAGGTGGTGCAGGGCACGGGCTTCAACTGGCCGCGCCCCGACCACTTCCGCATCCTGACCCTCCCCCACGCCGACGACCTCGACGCCGCGATCAGCCGCATCGGCCGCTTCCTGAGCGGCTACCGGCAGTAG
- a CDS encoding winged helix-turn-helix transcriptional regulator produces MSRRSYDQYCAAARALDVVGDRWTLLIVRELLAGPRRYTDLHADLPGVSTDMLAARLKDLERDGVAVRRRLAPPASSYVYELTPRGRELLPVLQALGEWGGPLLAERRATDAVRAHWLALPVLRGLAGLGESGVVTVRVDEGEFFVRVGLDGDPYGEGVFGGGEADVRLVLDAEVAGAIARGERDVVAAAREGAVTVTGTGALAKALMTDPSRA; encoded by the coding sequence ATGAGCCGCCGAAGCTACGACCAGTACTGCGCCGCCGCCCGCGCTCTCGACGTCGTCGGGGACCGCTGGACGCTGTTGATCGTGCGGGAACTCCTCGCCGGGCCGCGCCGCTACACCGACCTGCACGCCGATCTGCCCGGCGTCAGCACGGACATGCTGGCCGCGCGGCTCAAGGACCTGGAGCGGGACGGGGTCGCCGTGCGCCGCCGCCTCGCGCCGCCCGCCTCCTCCTACGTGTATGAACTCACCCCGCGCGGACGCGAGTTGCTGCCCGTGCTGCAGGCGCTCGGGGAGTGGGGCGGGCCGCTGCTGGCCGAGCGCCGGGCCACGGACGCGGTCCGGGCCCACTGGCTGGCCCTTCCCGTGCTGCGCGGACTCGCCGGGCTGGGGGAGAGCGGGGTCGTGACCGTCCGGGTCGACGAGGGCGAGTTCTTCGTACGGGTCGGTCTGGACGGGGACCCGTACGGGGAGGGCGTGTTCGGGGGCGGCGAGGCGGATGTGCGGCTGGTGCTGGACGCGGAGGTGGCCGGGGCGATCGCTCGCGGTGAGCGGGATGTGGTCGCGGCCGCGCGCGAGGGAGCGGTGACCGTCACCGGCACCGGGGCCTTGGCGAAGGCGCTCATGACCGACCCTTCGCGCGCCTGA
- a CDS encoding VWA domain-containing protein — MITRKRLAAGASALLAAVALGGFGPVGSAAAADEPAGDKPAPKVELVLDVSGSMRARDIDGDSRMAAAKQAFNEVLDATPEEVELGIRTLGANYPGEDRKTGCKDTAQLYPVGPLDRTEAKTAVATLRPTGWTPIGPALLKAADDLEGGDGTRRIVLISDGEDTCQPLDPCEVAREIAAKGIGLTIDTLGLVADAKTRAQLSCIADATGGTYTSVRHKDELTDRVGQLVDRAADPVVTPVAVEGAAQCASAPQLKPGLYTDREKFGEHRYYRVDVEPGKELRAAVSVAADRAVNRDYGVLLRAVTTHGREIVRGQGAGDGRTDVVSTGLRYPKPDADSDSGSDGTDEPQAETVCLQVSNSYSAPASVKTTPGLPVELTVDVVDGPDGSSDVAAFGLGRGWWLLGALVVAGFLTGVIWGWLSRWRVAVWRTN; from the coding sequence ATGATCACTAGAAAACGGCTGGCGGCGGGCGCGAGCGCCCTGCTCGCCGCCGTCGCCCTCGGCGGGTTCGGTCCCGTCGGCAGCGCGGCGGCCGCCGACGAGCCCGCGGGGGACAAGCCCGCCCCCAAGGTCGAACTCGTCCTGGACGTCAGCGGGTCCATGCGGGCCCGCGACATCGACGGCGACTCCCGGATGGCCGCCGCGAAGCAGGCGTTCAACGAGGTGCTCGACGCGACGCCCGAGGAGGTCGAGCTCGGCATACGCACCCTCGGTGCGAACTATCCCGGCGAGGACCGCAAGACGGGCTGCAAGGACACCGCGCAGCTCTACCCCGTGGGCCCGCTGGACCGCACCGAGGCGAAGACCGCCGTGGCGACGCTGCGGCCGACCGGCTGGACGCCGATCGGCCCGGCGCTGCTGAAGGCGGCCGACGACCTGGAGGGCGGTGACGGCACCCGCCGGATCGTCCTCATCAGCGACGGCGAGGACACCTGCCAGCCCCTCGACCCGTGCGAGGTGGCCCGCGAGATCGCGGCGAAGGGCATCGGCCTCACCATCGACACGCTCGGCCTCGTCGCCGACGCCAAGACGCGGGCACAGCTGTCCTGCATCGCGGACGCCACCGGCGGCACGTACACCTCCGTCCGTCACAAGGACGAACTGACCGACCGTGTCGGCCAGTTGGTCGACCGAGCCGCCGACCCGGTCGTGACGCCGGTCGCCGTCGAGGGCGCGGCGCAGTGCGCGAGCGCCCCGCAGCTCAAGCCCGGCCTGTACACCGACCGCGAGAAGTTCGGCGAGCACCGCTACTACCGGGTCGACGTCGAGCCCGGCAAGGAGCTGCGCGCCGCGGTGAGCGTCGCCGCGGACCGGGCCGTGAACCGGGACTACGGGGTGCTGCTGCGCGCCGTCACCACGCACGGCCGGGAGATCGTACGCGGCCAGGGTGCCGGGGACGGACGCACGGACGTCGTCTCGACGGGCCTGCGCTACCCGAAGCCGGACGCCGACTCCGACTCCGGTTCCGACGGCACCGATGAGCCGCAGGCCGAGACGGTGTGCCTCCAGGTGTCCAACTCCTACTCCGCTCCGGCCTCCGTCAAGACCACGCCCGGTCTCCCGGTCGAGCTCACGGTCGACGTCGTGGACGGGCCCGACGGCTCCTCCGACGTGGCGGCGTTCGGTCTGGGACGCGGCTGGTGGCTGCTCGGCGCGCTCGTCGTGGCCGGGTTCCTCACCGGCGTGATCTGGGGCTGGCTGTCGCGCTGGCGGGTGGCCGTCTGGAGGACGAACTGA
- a CDS encoding Rossmann-fold NAD(P)-binding domain-containing protein, producing MRRGQGPSVAVVGGSIAGCAAALALRRGGAGAVTVHERATGPLDARGVGVALHDDRYAELAASGYVDASMPWVQMRRRRWYVRDDAALSPLGRDLWTTPFPFRAYNWGSLWRELRRRVPADVEVRSGSPVREVAADPDGDGVLLRTGTGAPERFDLVVGADGYRSVVRAAACGDVRPEYAGYTAWRGAFPVERLAAPGLWPEDECAYVVFPGGHLIVYRIPEGSGGGRHANWVLYTTPPPGHAPAPDSPVSLPPGTAPAPLRDHLAYVAAELLPPYWGDLVRQTTPEELILQPLYDFTAARYTAPGMALTGDAATVARPHTGAGAVKALQDATALEAAMSGTSTLSAALAAYDADRAAVGRTMVTLGRRLGRELVERTPRWGDMDRTELEKWWGGLDGSGAFGGRSLTRRTG from the coding sequence ATGCGCAGGGGTCAGGGTCCGTCCGTCGCCGTCGTGGGCGGCAGCATCGCGGGATGTGCCGCGGCGCTGGCGCTGCGGCGGGGTGGTGCGGGGGCGGTGACCGTGCACGAGCGGGCGACCGGCCCCCTGGACGCGCGGGGCGTCGGTGTGGCCCTGCACGACGACCGGTACGCCGAGCTGGCCGCGTCCGGCTATGTCGACGCGTCGATGCCGTGGGTCCAGATGAGGCGGCGGCGCTGGTACGTGCGGGACGACGCGGCCCTCTCGCCGCTGGGCCGCGACCTGTGGACGACCCCGTTCCCGTTCCGCGCGTACAACTGGGGTTCCCTGTGGCGGGAGCTGCGGCGCCGGGTGCCCGCGGACGTGGAGGTGCGGTCGGGTTCGCCGGTGCGGGAGGTGGCCGCGGATCCGGACGGGGACGGGGTGCTCCTTCGGACCGGGACGGGCGCGCCCGAGCGGTTCGACCTGGTGGTCGGCGCGGACGGCTACCGCTCGGTGGTGCGGGCCGCGGCCTGCGGAGACGTACGCCCCGAGTACGCGGGGTACACGGCGTGGCGCGGCGCGTTCCCGGTCGAGCGGCTCGCGGCGCCCGGCCTCTGGCCCGAGGACGAGTGCGCGTACGTCGTCTTCCCGGGCGGCCATCTGATCGTGTACCGCATCCCGGAGGGGTCCGGCGGCGGACGGCACGCCAACTGGGTGCTGTACACGACGCCGCCGCCCGGCCACGCCCCGGCGCCCGACTCCCCGGTGAGCCTGCCGCCGGGCACCGCGCCCGCGCCGCTGCGCGATCATCTCGCGTACGTCGCCGCGGAGTTGCTGCCCCCGTACTGGGGCGACCTGGTCCGGCAGACGACGCCGGAGGAGCTGATCCTTCAGCCGCTGTACGACTTCACGGCGGCGCGGTACACGGCGCCGGGGATGGCGCTGACGGGCGACGCGGCGACGGTGGCCCGGCCGCACACCGGGGCGGGAGCGGTGAAGGCGCTGCAGGACGCGACGGCCCTGGAGGCGGCGATGTCCGGGACGTCCACCCTGTCCGCCGCGCTCGCCGCGTACGACGCCGACCGGGCCGCGGTGGGCCGCACGATGGTGACGCTCGGGCGCCGGCTCGGCCGGGAACTGGTGGAGCGGACCCCGCGCTGGGGGGACATGGACCGTACGGAGCTGGAGAAGTGGTGGGGCGGGCTGGACGGTTCCGGCGCGTTCGGCGGGCGCAGTCTCACGCGGCGCACCGGCTGA
- a CDS encoding SWIM zinc finger family protein, which produces MSPARARRPAAHVPGRARAGEQAQARHTDTRRTFPPLPPRARPSTAFALTWWGNAWVDALEDTALDPARLARGRAYADRGHVDAITVTPGRVVAYVHGSRPRPYRAELRLRTLPDEAWERFLDTAVSRPDHMASLLDKDVPHALAATADLLPAVDDLTPECTCPDRAHPCKHAAALCYQTARLIDEDPFVLFLLRGRGEQELLADLTRRHATHTAREQQESEAEASGPDLDSRPARDVFAQDAARLPALPPEFPPPAHPERPPSYPQAPGAPDPLALDLLATEAAARAHALLTTGVDPLAGFTPWQDAVRLAAAHPGSGLTAATRTLYASLARGTGRTPGDLARAVAAWRQGGFAGLGVLEEEWDPPAGPFDRARPALLATGHPEFRPRRNRLSTPSLQLRLGRDGRWYGYESDPGREDWWPRGEPSPDPVAALDSLLGLT; this is translated from the coding sequence ATGAGCCCCGCCCGCGCCCGGCGCCCCGCCGCGCACGTCCCCGGCCGCGCCCGAGCCGGTGAGCAGGCGCAGGCCCGGCACACCGACACCCGCCGCACCTTCCCGCCGCTGCCGCCCCGCGCCCGGCCGAGCACCGCCTTCGCGCTCACCTGGTGGGGCAACGCGTGGGTGGACGCCCTGGAGGACACGGCCCTCGACCCGGCCCGCCTCGCCCGCGGTCGCGCCTACGCCGATCGGGGTCACGTCGACGCGATCACCGTCACGCCCGGCCGCGTCGTCGCGTACGTGCACGGCTCGCGCCCCCGCCCCTACCGGGCCGAACTGCGGCTGCGCACCCTGCCGGACGAGGCCTGGGAGCGTTTCCTGGACACCGCGGTCTCCCGCCCCGACCACATGGCGTCCCTGCTCGACAAGGACGTGCCGCACGCGCTCGCCGCCACCGCCGACCTGCTGCCCGCCGTCGACGACCTCACCCCCGAGTGCACCTGTCCGGACCGCGCGCACCCGTGCAAGCACGCGGCGGCGCTCTGCTACCAGACGGCGCGGCTCATCGACGAGGACCCGTTCGTCCTCTTCCTGCTGCGCGGACGCGGCGAGCAGGAGCTGCTCGCCGACCTGACCCGGCGGCACGCCACGCACACGGCGCGCGAGCAGCAGGAGTCGGAAGCGGAGGCCTCGGGGCCGGACCTCGACTCACGCCCCGCCCGCGACGTGTTCGCGCAGGACGCGGCGCGACTGCCCGCCCTGCCGCCGGAGTTCCCGCCGCCCGCCCACCCCGAGCGCCCGCCGTCCTACCCGCAGGCGCCCGGCGCCCCGGACCCGCTCGCCCTCGACCTCCTCGCCACGGAGGCGGCGGCCCGCGCCCACGCCCTGCTCACGACGGGCGTCGACCCGCTCGCCGGATTCACGCCGTGGCAGGACGCGGTCCGGCTCGCCGCCGCACACCCCGGCTCCGGCCTCACCGCGGCGACCCGCACCCTGTACGCGTCCCTGGCCCGCGGCACCGGCCGCACCCCCGGCGACCTCGCCCGCGCGGTCGCCGCCTGGCGTCAGGGCGGGTTCGCGGGCCTCGGCGTCCTGGAGGAGGAGTGGGACCCGCCGGCCGGGCCTTTCGACCGCGCCCGCCCCGCGCTCCTCGCCACGGGCCACCCCGAGTTCCGCCCCCGCCGCAACCGCCTGTCGACCCCGTCCCTCCAGCTCCGCCTGGGCCGCGACGGCCGCTGGTACGGCTACGAGTCCGACCCCGGCCGCGAGGACTGGTGGCCCCGCGGCGAGCCGTCCCCGGACCCGGTGGCGGCACTCGACTCGCTGCTCGGCCTCACCTGA
- a CDS encoding TetR/AcrR family transcriptional regulator C-terminal domain-containing protein: MEKAEKAKKQPTGARQAAARPRDRGRATKRKLIEETARLCEERPGAEVSVAEIAAAAGVFPNQVTYHFGSKDALLVHAAFLGLLHDARRIERIGRQAPDAAAFRRNIARAVLAMPSLPSVARALAAGISKPELAPVVDQHLQLLFRQSERYVSRLAETRGWSAGRPFDVEARTFWSTALGAVLLVRAGAHGTNADLDLAGALTVHDGPGAG, encoded by the coding sequence GTGGAGAAAGCGGAGAAGGCGAAGAAGCAGCCCACCGGGGCGCGACAGGCCGCGGCCCGGCCGCGCGACCGCGGGCGCGCGACCAAGCGCAAACTGATCGAGGAGACGGCGCGGCTCTGCGAGGAGCGGCCCGGCGCCGAGGTGAGCGTCGCGGAGATCGCGGCGGCGGCGGGCGTCTTCCCGAACCAGGTCACGTACCACTTCGGGTCCAAGGACGCGCTGCTCGTGCACGCCGCGTTCCTCGGCCTGCTGCACGACGCCCGGCGCATCGAACGCATCGGACGGCAGGCCCCCGACGCGGCGGCGTTCCGGCGCAACATCGCGCGCGCCGTCCTGGCCATGCCCTCGCTGCCGTCGGTCGCCCGCGCCCTGGCCGCCGGGATCTCCAAGCCCGAGCTCGCGCCCGTGGTCGACCAGCACCTCCAACTGCTGTTCCGGCAGTCGGAGCGCTATGTGAGCCGGCTCGCCGAGACACGCGGCTGGAGCGCCGGCCGGCCGTTCGACGTGGAGGCCAGGACCTTCTGGAGCACCGCGCTCGGCGCCGTGCTGCTCGTCCGCGCCGGCGCCCACGGCACCAACGCCGACCTCGACCTCGCCGGAGCCCTGACCGTCCACGACGGGCCCGGCGCCGGCTGA
- a CDS encoding HipA family kinase, which yields MLREVTAVRYLNPLHTGGSVPGVVEADDLGTYVLKFTGSAQGVKALVAEIVVGELARRLGLRFPELVLAHFDPAVAADEPHQEVQDLLRASAGINLGMDFLPGAADFTPEIAGVFPVDPLEAGRIVWLDALTVNVDRTVHSSNLMVWPTFGTAQPRLWLIDHGAALVFHHRWDGAAPEKAYDFRHHALGVYGPDVRAADAELAPRVTEEMLREVLALVPDAWLVDEPGFDGPEAVRGAYVDFLLARARSSASWLPTEFPSRDELAAADARRAAAMERDRPAWLKRVPDLHGKPGAEQDWSVHLG from the coding sequence GTGCTGCGCGAAGTGACTGCCGTCCGCTATCTGAACCCCCTGCACACCGGAGGTTCGGTCCCCGGTGTGGTCGAGGCGGACGACCTCGGCACCTACGTCCTGAAGTTCACCGGCTCGGCACAGGGCGTGAAGGCGCTCGTCGCGGAGATCGTGGTCGGGGAGCTCGCGCGACGGCTCGGACTGCGCTTCCCCGAGCTCGTGCTCGCGCACTTCGACCCGGCCGTCGCCGCGGACGAGCCGCACCAGGAGGTGCAGGACCTGCTGCGGGCCAGCGCCGGGATCAACCTCGGCATGGACTTCCTGCCGGGCGCCGCCGACTTCACGCCCGAGATCGCCGGGGTGTTCCCTGTCGACCCGCTGGAGGCCGGGCGGATCGTCTGGCTCGACGCGCTGACGGTCAACGTGGACCGCACCGTCCACAGCTCGAACCTGATGGTCTGGCCCACCTTCGGCACGGCGCAGCCGCGCCTGTGGCTCATCGACCACGGGGCGGCGCTCGTCTTTCACCACCGCTGGGACGGGGCCGCGCCGGAGAAGGCGTACGACTTCCGGCATCACGCGCTCGGGGTGTACGGGCCCGACGTGCGGGCGGCCGACGCGGAGCTCGCTCCGCGGGTGACCGAGGAGATGCTGCGGGAGGTGCTCGCGCTGGTGCCGGACGCGTGGCTGGTGGACGAGCCCGGATTCGACGGGCCCGAGGCGGTGCGGGGCGCGTACGTGGACTTTCTGCTGGCCCGCGCCCGCAGCTCGGCCTCCTGGCTGCCGACGGAGTTCCCGTCGCGGGACGAGTTGGCCGCCGCCGATGCGCGGCGGGCTGCCGCCATGGAGCGGGATCGTCCGGCCTGGCTCAAGCGGGTCCCCGACCTTCACGGCAAGCCGGGGGCGGAACAGGACTGGTCGGTTCACCTCGGCTGA
- a CDS encoding class I SAM-dependent methyltransferase has translation MDRPTGTTENDYDRFAEVYAEATEHSLANAYYERPAALGLAGDVTGRRVLDAGCGAGPLSAALAERGARVTGIDASAAMIALARRRLGDRAGLHVGDLRDPLPFGDGAFDDVIASLVLHYLEDWGPTLAELRRVLRPGGRLIASVDHPFVAYTHPGARPDYFATSSYTFTWEFGGRSLPMRLWRRPIHAMTGAFAAAGFRVTALSEPRPDPAARALFPDGYDKLTTQPCFLFFVVEAVGGPGGR, from the coding sequence ATGGATCGTCCGACGGGCACGACGGAGAACGACTACGACCGGTTCGCCGAGGTGTACGCCGAGGCCACCGAGCACAGCCTCGCGAACGCCTACTACGAGCGGCCGGCCGCGCTCGGCCTCGCCGGTGACGTCACCGGCCGCCGCGTCCTCGACGCCGGCTGCGGCGCGGGCCCGCTGTCCGCCGCACTGGCCGAACGCGGGGCGCGGGTCACGGGCATCGACGCGAGCGCCGCGATGATCGCGCTCGCCCGCCGCCGTCTCGGGGACCGCGCCGGCCTGCACGTGGGGGACCTGCGCGACCCGCTGCCCTTCGGCGACGGCGCGTTCGACGACGTCATCGCGTCCCTGGTACTGCACTACCTGGAGGACTGGGGGCCGACCCTCGCCGAACTGCGCCGCGTGCTGCGGCCCGGCGGCCGGCTGATCGCGTCCGTGGACCACCCCTTCGTCGCGTATACGCACCCGGGCGCGCGGCCCGACTACTTCGCGACCAGCAGCTACACCTTCACGTGGGAGTTCGGTGGCCGGAGTCTGCCGATGCGGCTGTGGCGCAGGCCGATCCACGCGATGACCGGGGCCTTCGCCGCCGCCGGCTTCCGCGTCACCGCCCTGAGCGAGCCGCGGCCCGACCCGGCCGCCCGCGCGCTCTTCCCCGACGGCTACGACAAGCTCACGACGCAGCCCTGCTTCCTCTTCTTCGTCGTGGAGGCGGTCGGCGGACCCGGCGGGCGGTGA